Proteins co-encoded in one Spirosoma endbachense genomic window:
- a CDS encoding SusC/RagA family TonB-linked outer membrane protein, translated as MKNKLRSFQSLKRGSFLKKIQYTSLILFFGFFNSYGQNVIKGTVLDEKNQVIPGATVVIKSTDAGTTSDANGKFSLSTTKSLPLTLVVSFLGYKAQEITTGLSLEPLLIQLAETANQLDETVVVGYTTAKRSSYTGSVSVVNARDLENLQITSIGKALQGTVPGLQSIASAGQPGADADLFVRGVGSVNASTAPLYVVDGIPGANANNLNPRDIQSISVLKDATASALYGSRGANGVIVVTTKSGSLNAKPTFNFSANYGFTSRAVKDYAYLSAKDYYELQWEAIRNTQLDQGKTAAVAAQYATDYLVDGSLKVNIFGSNYPKPIGLDGKLVAGATPLWTDDWGKAISRQGIRQQYDLSISGGSAATKYFLSAGYLNEQGWIRTSEFRRFNLRTNLQSKVNNWFEAGANISLSSGFQKSPTQSDSNTGNFANFQRLIANIYPVYERNPDGSYSLDDAGNKKWDYGRYRPTTAASGSNILGSAENAISGDQTDAVLLGTNFTITFLKGLFLKTTANVDYRAGSSLTYSHSYYSTGVITDGAGSASRSSSRTLNYTVNSFLNYSVYLPGAHTLSLLAGPEIYVNNISSLSGSRTGFQVLGKTEPSAGTLSGVFNGTSSDYRLASGLAKLDYDYLGRYHFSTSYRRDGSSRFSEQTRWGNFWSVGAAWNIKQEEFLKNRSYLDNLNLRASYGAQGNDNVGNYAYGGFYSIYNSLDKLGLLPSSLPTPNLKWETNLNLNVGVDISLFNNRIAAQLDVFDRQSKDLLFNRPLSPSTGYGGIDDNIGSLSNRGIDGQITGVPIRSKDFRWNVTLNFGHYTNKITKLPQKEILTGAIGQYGNTKKMVEGGSIYDFYIKEWAGVNPQNGKATWYKDVLDGNKTVTGRTTTENQTEATPYFQGSSLPDFYGGFTNSISFKNVEFSFLMAYSIGGKIFDGDEPMIAHLGNAPGRAWSEEALTRWTPENTNTNFPRLTYVSDAWNTIPSTRFLYDATYARLKNISLSYTLPRSLVSQLSLTNVTIRLVGDNLLTFYGHKGLDPEQTISGSTYYRYPAQKSVSAVLNVSF; from the coding sequence ATGAAGAATAAATTACGATCCTTTCAGAGCCTTAAGAGGGGTTCTTTCCTGAAAAAAATACAGTATACATCGTTGATTCTGTTTTTCGGCTTTTTTAACAGCTATGGACAGAACGTAATCAAGGGAACCGTCCTCGACGAAAAAAATCAGGTGATACCCGGCGCTACCGTTGTCATTAAATCAACGGATGCTGGAACAACGTCTGATGCAAATGGGAAATTTAGCTTATCGACCACTAAATCATTACCCTTGACACTCGTGGTGAGTTTTTTAGGCTATAAAGCCCAGGAAATCACCACCGGCCTTAGCCTGGAACCACTCCTCATCCAGTTGGCAGAAACAGCAAACCAGTTGGACGAGACCGTTGTCGTTGGTTACACAACAGCCAAACGGTCGAGCTATACAGGATCTGTATCGGTTGTCAACGCACGGGACCTTGAAAATCTGCAGATTACCTCTATTGGCAAAGCCTTACAGGGAACTGTGCCGGGCCTTCAATCCATTGCATCGGCAGGTCAGCCCGGAGCCGATGCCGATCTGTTTGTGCGGGGTGTTGGTTCAGTCAATGCGTCAACCGCTCCGCTTTATGTGGTCGACGGTATCCCCGGAGCGAATGCGAATAATTTGAATCCCAGAGATATTCAATCCATCTCGGTATTAAAAGACGCGACGGCAAGCGCACTCTATGGTTCCCGGGGTGCTAACGGTGTGATTGTGGTTACCACCAAATCCGGATCACTGAATGCAAAACCTACGTTCAACTTTTCTGCCAACTACGGCTTCACGTCTCGGGCAGTGAAGGATTATGCGTATTTGTCAGCGAAAGATTATTATGAATTACAGTGGGAGGCCATTCGCAACACGCAGTTGGATCAGGGTAAAACAGCAGCAGTAGCCGCTCAGTATGCGACAGACTATCTCGTCGATGGTTCACTGAAAGTCAATATCTTCGGTTCGAATTATCCAAAGCCGATTGGTTTGGACGGTAAATTAGTCGCAGGCGCCACTCCCCTTTGGACGGATGATTGGGGGAAAGCCATCTCCCGTCAGGGAATTCGCCAACAGTATGACCTCAGCATCAGCGGTGGCAGTGCTGCAACCAAATATTTTCTCTCAGCGGGGTATTTAAATGAACAGGGCTGGATCAGGACCTCTGAGTTCAGGCGTTTCAATCTTCGCACGAATTTACAATCGAAAGTCAACAATTGGTTTGAAGCAGGTGCCAACATCTCGTTGTCGTCAGGTTTTCAAAAATCACCTACCCAAAGCGATAGTAACACCGGTAATTTTGCCAATTTCCAACGACTCATAGCGAATATTTACCCCGTTTACGAACGTAATCCAGACGGTTCCTATAGTTTGGATGATGCGGGGAATAAAAAGTGGGATTACGGAAGATATCGCCCAACCACCGCAGCCAGCGGGTCAAATATTCTGGGCTCGGCCGAGAATGCGATATCGGGTGATCAGACGGATGCCGTGTTGCTCGGAACCAATTTCACCATTACGTTTCTGAAAGGATTGTTTTTAAAAACAACGGCGAACGTGGATTATCGTGCTGGTAGTTCGCTTACTTATTCACACTCCTATTACAGCACGGGCGTAATCACCGACGGCGCTGGATCCGCATCCAGAAGCTCAAGCCGTACGCTCAACTACACCGTCAATAGCTTCCTGAATTACTCCGTCTACTTGCCTGGAGCCCATACACTGAGCCTGCTCGCCGGTCCTGAGATCTACGTCAATAACATCTCTTCCTTATCCGGAAGCCGCACTGGCTTTCAGGTTCTGGGAAAAACCGAGCCTTCTGCTGGAACGCTCAGTGGCGTATTTAATGGAACATCATCGGATTACCGGTTGGCGAGTGGACTGGCCAAACTGGATTACGATTACCTGGGACGTTACCATTTTTCCACCAGTTATCGTCGGGACGGTTCCTCCCGCTTCAGTGAACAAACCAGATGGGGTAATTTTTGGTCGGTGGGAGCCGCCTGGAATATTAAACAGGAAGAATTCCTGAAAAATAGATCCTACCTGGATAACCTCAATCTGCGCGCCAGTTACGGAGCCCAGGGCAATGATAATGTCGGCAATTACGCGTACGGCGGATTCTATTCCATTTACAACAGCCTGGATAAACTGGGATTATTACCCTCTTCGCTTCCCACACCGAATCTAAAATGGGAGACCAACCTGAATCTCAATGTTGGGGTTGACATTTCCCTGTTTAACAACCGGATCGCAGCCCAGCTGGATGTGTTCGACCGCCAGTCAAAAGATCTGTTATTTAACAGACCGCTTTCCCCATCAACCGGTTATGGTGGAATCGATGACAACATCGGCTCATTAAGTAACCGAGGTATTGACGGCCAAATTACCGGCGTACCCATTCGCAGTAAGGATTTCAGATGGAATGTTACCCTGAATTTTGGGCACTACACCAATAAGATCACAAAATTGCCGCAGAAAGAAATCCTGACTGGCGCAATTGGTCAGTATGGAAATACCAAAAAGATGGTTGAAGGCGGTTCTATTTACGATTTTTACATCAAAGAATGGGCGGGAGTTAACCCGCAAAACGGCAAAGCCACCTGGTATAAGGACGTTTTGGACGGCAATAAAACTGTTACTGGCAGGACAACTACCGAAAATCAAACTGAAGCCACTCCTTATTTCCAGGGGAGCTCCCTTCCTGACTTTTACGGCGGATTTACCAACAGTATTTCGTTCAAAAACGTTGAGTTCTCCTTCCTGATGGCGTATAGTATAGGGGGTAAAATTTTCGATGGAGACGAGCCGATGATCGCCCATCTTGGCAATGCCCCAGGTCGCGCCTGGTCGGAAGAGGCCCTCACTCGCTGGACACCGGAAAATACAAACACCAATTTTCCTCGTCTCACATACGTTTCTGACGCCTGGAATACCATTCCGTCTACCCGATTTTTATATGATGCGACTTACGCGCGGCTGAAAAATATCTCCCTTTCGTATACATTGCCTCGCAGCCTGGTATCCCAACTGTCGTTGACCAATGTTACCATACGTTTGGTAGGCGATAACCTGCTGACTTTTTACGGGCATAAAGGATTAGATCCAGAACAGACCATTTCAGGGTCTACTTACTATCGCTATCCTGCGCAAAAATCAGTTTCAGCCGTTCTAAATGTATCATTTTAA